One window of the Arvicanthis niloticus isolate mArvNil1 chromosome 23, mArvNil1.pat.X, whole genome shotgun sequence genome contains the following:
- the LOC143436823 gene encoding serine protease inhibitor A3N yields the protein MAFIVALGILMAGICPAVLCFPDGTLGMDTAVQEDQDNGTLVDSLTLASINTDFAFSLYKMLVLKNPDKNVVFSPLSISAALAVLSLGAKGNTLEEILEGLKFNLTETPEADIHRGFGHLLQRLRQPRDQVQINTGSAMFIEKRLQILAEFQEKARALYQVEAFTADFQKPLEAKKLINDYVSKETQEKIKELISDLDAMTSMVLVNYIYFKGKWKVPFDPHDTFKSEFYVGKRRPVKVPMMSIEDLRTPYFRDEELSCSVVELKYTGNASALFILPDKGKMQQVEASLQPETLRKWKESLKPRMIDELHLPKFSISAEYRLEDALSELGIREVFSTQADLSGITGSKDLSVSQVVHKAVLDVAETGTEAAAATGVKIVPLSGKLNPLTVYFNRPFVLIIFDTETEIAPFMAKISNPK from the exons ATGGCCTTCATTGTAGCTCTGGGGATCTTGATGGCAGGGAtctgccctgctgtcctctgctTCCCAGATGGCACATTGGGAATGGACACTGCAGTCCAAGAAGACCAAGACAATGGGACACTAGTGGACAGTCTCACATTGGCCTCCATCAACACTGACTTTGCCTTCAGCCTCTACAAGATGCTGGTTTTGAAGAATCCAGATAAAAATGTCGTCTTCTCCCCACTTAGCATCTCAGCTGCCTTGGCCGTCCTGTCCCTGGGAGCAAAGGGCAACACCCTGGAAGAGATTCTAGAAGGTCTCAAGTTCAATCTCACAGAGACCCCTGAGGCAGACATCCACAGGGGGTTTGGGCATCTCCTACAGAGGCTCAGGCAGCCAAGGGACCAGGTGCAAATCAATACAGGCAGCGCCATGTTTATTGAAAAGCGCCTTCAGATCCTGGCAGAattccaagagaaggcaagggctCTGTACCAGGTTGAGGCCTTCACAGCTGACTTCCAGAAGCCTCTTGAGGCCAAAAAGCTCATCAATGACTATGTGAGTAAAGAGACCCAGGAGAAGATCAAGGAACTGATCTCAGACCTGGATGCGATGACATCCATGGTTCTGGTGAACTACATCTACTTTAAAG gcAAATGGAAGGTGCCCTTTGACCCTCATGACACATTCAAGTCTGAGTTCTACGTGGGCAAAAGGAGGCCTGTGAAAGTGCCCATGATGAGCATCGAGGACCTGAGGACACCCTACTTCAGGGATGAGGAGCTGTCCTGCTCTGTGGTGGAGCTGAAGTACACAGGAAATGCCAGCGCCCTGTTCATCCTCCCTGACAAGGGCAAGATGCAGCAGGTGGAAGCCAGCTTGCAACCAGAGACCCTGAGGAAGTGGAAGGAATCTCTGAAACCCAG GATGATAGATGAACTGCACCTGCCCAAGTTCTCCATCTCCGCTGAGTACAGGCTGGAGGATGCCCTTTCAGAGCTGGGCatcagggaagtcttctctacacAGGCTGACCTGTCTGGGATCACAGGGTCCAAGGACCTGAGTGTCTCTCAG GTGGTCCACAAGGCTGTGCTGGATGTGGCTGAGACAGGCACAGAAGCAGCTGCTGCCACAGGAGTCAAAATTGTCCCACTATCTGGAAAACTGAACCCTCTGACTGTATATTTCAACCGGCCTTTTGTGCTGATTATCTTTGACACAGAAACTGAAATTGCCCCCTTTATGGCCAAGATATCCAACCCCAAATGA
- the LOC143436622 gene encoding developmental pluripotency-associated protein 2-like yields MSCFGLEAYNQNQSEGDVDEESVVLTLVPFTEESTTEYPTESNVSSVIDHKPPARSLVRYEGIKHPTRTIPSTAPPLTLPPINNVSRNELREWCRYLNLSTDGKKVEVYLRLQKHSYAKQECYIPNTSREARLKLGPKKSKIVFRGIGPPSSSKSQKQESGILEIVSSPNVSTLAAWLRIARRASLSMSANRCPLLSNVEAFLPETTGFRWCVVHGRKCPADKKGWIRLQFYAGQTWVPDTPQRMNFLFLLPSCVIPEPGVEDNLLCPECVHSNKKIMRNFKIRSRAKENAIPPNMPP; encoded by the exons ATGTCATGCTTCGGCCTGGAGGCTTACAACCAGAACCAGTCTGAGGGAGATGTGGATGAAGAAAGTGTGGTTCTAACGCTGGTCCCATTTACTGAGGAGTCAACCACAGAATATCCTACAGAATCAAATGTTTCCTCAGTCATAGACCACAAACCACCAGCCCGTTCTCTGGTGAGGTATGAGGGAATCAAACACCCGACAAGAACCATACCGAGCACGGCTCCTCCACTCACTCTGCCTCCTATTAATAATGTGTCCCGGAACGAGCTTCGGGAGTGGTGTCGTTATCTTAACTTGAGTACAGATGGCAAGAAAGTTGAGGTTTATTTGAGACTTCAGAAGCATTCATATGCTAAACAAGAATGTTATATTCCTAACACATCTCGTGAGGCCAGACTGAAGCTGGGTCCCAAGAAATCTAAGATAGTCTTCAGAGGAATCGGGCCTCCCAGCAGCAGCAAAAGTCAGAAGCAGGAGAGCGGTATCCTGGAAATTGTATCTTCACCTAACGTTTCCACACTTGCAGCCTGGTTGAGAATTGCCAGGAGAGCTTCTCTGTCCATGTCTGCGAATcgatgtcctcttctctctaatgTGGAGGCCTTTCTGCCAGAAACCACTG gaTTCAGATGGTGTGTTGTCCATGGCAGGAAGTGCCCTGCAGATAAGAAAGGCTGGATTCGCCTGCAATTTTATGCTGGTCAAACCTGGGTTCCAGACACTCCCCAAAGGATGAATTTTCTCTTCCTGTTACCATCCTGTGTTATCCCAGAACCAGGAGTAGAAGATAATTTGCTATGTCCGGAATGTGTTCACAGCAACAAGAAGATCATGAGAAACTTTAAAATTAGAAGCCGTGCAAAGGAAAATGCCATACCTCCAAATATGCCACCTTAG